The genomic interval GTTTCTTGTTGGTACTGAAAACACACAGAGAAGACGACTGATCACACATGCAAATGCAAAGTGCAAGAGCGAAAAGTTCCCACCTCCACACCAAGACGGAGCTTTGGGGTTCCCTGTGGGCTCTTCGCAACACATGGAGCCTCCCGCCTTTGATCCTCCCGACATTTCCTCATTCAGCACAGTATTCCCTTACCAGAAAGGCGGGCAAGCCTCAACTTGGTCGGGTCCTCTGGTTGATCCTGCCGCCGTTGTCTATCCCCGGAAAAAAAAGCGCCCTCCCAAAGAGACTCAGAAAGACAAGATGAACATCCGAATGCGATAGAACAACACAACAATCCAGCTGCATTATATCCAAATTTTTCGTACTAACACGACGTCCAGGAACTCAGTTGAAATGCCAAGGAGTATGTCCACCACTGTATCAACACACAGAAAgaaatagagagagaaagaccgagctatttattaattttttttcagtaTGTTTCACtgttgtatgattttttttttttttttcccgagCACATCGCCATGTaaatcttctcttctttttcttgttttcactaCCCAAACAATGACTTTGCTTAGATTAAAATCAAATTAGCTCTCAAGAAACACCAAAATAAACAGATTGGAATTTGAAATGGAATTGTGTGTGCCATGTATTTGTGcttgaattattatttcttgGTGAGTACAGAATATGTTGCTTTACATGATGAATGTTATGAAAATGAAATTCATGAGAAGTTGTTAATGAGTTGGCGAATGTTGGATGGTGAGATATGATGGAGTTGTCCGTCCATGAAGTTTTGGGAAATGATGAGATTGGTAGCTTCAGTTGGATGATAAGGATCCCAGAATACATATTTTGAACGGTCCCAACACATTGGAGATGTTGGTCCACATGGAATGAACCCTGCATACTTCCCTCCTATTCCACAGCATGCAACACTTGCTGTGTCAAACCCTgcaaataatgatgatgatgatgatgatgatgatgatgaagtgaaataaaataaataaaagataagtattatgtatgtgtatatttattaattagtagaTGTAATTTCACaatagtataaatatatatggggGTAAAATGGTAATATCACTTTTATACTAATGTTagaaatgtatatatgtatatatgattatCATTGAAGAAATATACCAAAgtaactaaaaatatatttgatttttttttataaaaattacaaattaagtATAATTTGTCATATTTATATGGTATGTACTTTTATACTATTtagaaaataatgatatttaaccCTCTAAAACTTTTAAATTCAATCATGTAATAATATTGTGATGAGTTCCATGCTAATATCAtgcaaaattttcacaaaataacTATttcattactatatatatatacatatatatatattgaaggtGATTAATTCATACcatattgttgatgattttgGATGAGTTCCATGAGAACATCATACAAATTTGCATATAGAAACTTGGCTTGAGGAAAATTGTAGTTGAGCTCTTCAAGCAAGTTTTTGAGGAGAGCATTGTATTGCATTGCAAGATCATTGGGCAAGCTCACACACTCTGACTCTGACATTTGGTTCAGTGTTCTTTGGTAGGGTATGCACCCTAGTGGCCCTATGTTTGTCACCACAAACTTCCTTGCATCCAATGAGTACAACCTCTGCCATTTTTttgttccaaaaaaaaaaaaaaaaatatatttattattgcatttaaatttttatttttattaacatttgtGTTCATGCTGATGAGAATTAAATAGAACTAGTATAGATGTCTCTGCTTGGGCTACGTGCTTCATGCAAtaatacatattatttaaaaatacttcataaaaatacaacaaacaccaatattattagataaattaaataaaataaatactcataataataataatatatatagatgaaaaaaaatgaaaacaaatttaaaataaaaatacaatatatctaacaaaaagaaaattaaaatatacaaaatcatgtttatcactagatatatatatatatatatatatatgtgtgtgtgtgtgtgtatgaaaaacaataaaaaaatctaaatcaaaattaagaaaaagataaaaacaaataataatattattagtagtaAGCATATAATATATTGTGTTGTATTGAGAGAAAAAGGAAGATGAGTGGTGTGTGATCCacttaattc from Dioscorea cayenensis subsp. rotundata cultivar TDr96_F1 chromosome 7, TDr96_F1_v2_PseudoChromosome.rev07_lg8_w22 25.fasta, whole genome shotgun sequence carries:
- the LOC120264924 gene encoding GDSL esterase/lipase At2g23540-like, with the translated sequence MGEKILNGVNYASGAGGILNHTGSLFVNRLGMDIQIDYFNTTRKQLDELLGKAGAKEYMTKKTMLSIVIGSNDILNNYLLPGISTAQMILQPPDQFLQQLISHFRAQLMRLYSLDARKFVVTNIGPLGCIPYQRTLNQMSESECVSLPNDLAMQYNALLKNLLEELNYNFPQAKFLYANLYDVLMELIQNHQQYGFDTASVACCGIGGKYAGFIPCGPTSPMCWDRSKYVFWDPYHPTEATNLIISQNFMDGQLHHISPSNIRQLINNFS